CTCGCTCTTTTCATAAGCCTTTTTGGCGATCTTACATGCCTCATGCTGATCTTTTGCTTTAAACTTTATTTTTTTACTTAAAATTTCAGTTATCTCAACTTCAAATTCACTCATTAAATCCCCATTTTTATAAATGCTTGCTCACTCTCTCTTTCAAGCTGCCTTGATATATCTTCGTAACTAGCAAATTTTACCTTTTGAGCTATCTGCTCGTAGATGCTAGCTCTCAAAACGCTTTCATACTCTCTTTCCCTCTTTTTGTCTGCGACTATAAACATCCTAGCATTAAAGTCTTGAAGCTCAAAAAATTTATTTAGTGAATTTTTAAAGTCTGTACTATGTTCAACTTCGTAAAACGAGTTTGGCAAATTTCTTTCGTTAAACCATATTGCATCTATTGTTTTTGCTCTTTTAACGATATCTTCATAACTAAATTTATATATCTCACTCAAGCTCGCAAGCTCGCAAAGTTTCTTATCTGATTTATAAATTTTGTTCTTATCTTGAGCTGGGATGAATGTTTGAAAATGTCTTAAATTTCCTATCTCAACGATAACGCCTTGAAAATAAGAATGTGTAAATTTCTCATTTTGCTCACTCTTACTATCGCCTGTTTTGGCTAAATTTTTATCTCTGAACTCACAAAGCCCCCAAAGTCCGGCTCTGATCTTATAAAATTCTTTATTGGTCTGTACTATCCGTCTTATGCTAGCAAATGGAGTTTTACTACCCCAAGTGCTAACATCAGTTTTATGATAAAGATCAAAAAGCGTTGCCATGCCACCAAGGCTAGCTAACGCTTCTACTACGCACTCTTTTTGGTTCATTTCTCGCTTAGATACTCTTGCAAGCTTTTTACTTCAAGTGCTTTGCCTGTTTGTACCGAGCTTAGCGACTTAGCGGCTGCAAGTGCTGCGCGGATCGTTGTAAAGTAAGGAATTTTAAATCTAAGCACGTTTTGACGGATCTTTTTGCCATCATCCACGCTTGATTTTGTATCGCTTGTATTTATAACAAGTGCGATATCGCCGTTTTTGAGCCTATCTTCGACGTTTGGTCTGCCCTCGCTTATCTTATAGACAAACTCGGCCTCCACACCAGCCTCGCTTAAAATTTTATGTGTACCACCAGTTGCTATGATGCTAAAGCCAAGCGCTATTAGCTCTCTTGCAAAGTCTGGCGCGTAAGATTTATCAGCGTCAGCTAGCGTTAAAAAGACCCTACCCTTGCTTGGTAAAGTGTTGCTAGCAGCGATCTGACTCTTTGCAAATGAGCTTGCAAAGTCGTGGCTAATACCCATGACCTCGCCAGTGCTTTTCATCTCAGGGCCAAGGATGAGATCGGCGCCACTTAGCTTGTTAAATGGCAATACACACTCTTTTACACAAATATGCGAGCTAACGCGTGGTTTTAGGATGTCGCCGTCCTCATAAACAACTTTGTAATCATCATAAAATTTAAGCGCCTCACGTAAATTTCCCTGCCACATGACTCTTGTTGCCACCTTTGCCATAGGCACGCCAGTGGCCTTACTCACAAACGGCACGGTCCTGCTCGCGCGAGGATTTACCTCGATCATATAAAGCTCGTTTTCATAGATGGCAAACTGGATATTCATAAGGCCAATGACGCCTAAATTTAGTGCGATATCTCTGGTTTGCTTCTCTACCTTTTTTATCATTTCTTCGCTTAAACTCATCGGTGGCAGTATGCAAGCCGAGTCGCCAGAGTGAATTCCAGCCTCCTCGATGTGCTCCATTATAGCACCTATATAGACCTCTTTGCCGTCACATATCGCATCTACGTCGAGCTCTTTTGCATCTTGTAAAAATTTATCAAGTAGCACTGGCGAGTGGTTACTAACCTTTACCGCTTCACTCATATACTCTTTTAGCTCGCTCTCGTTGTGTACCCTTCTCATCGCCCTACCGCCAAGGACGTAGCTTGGGCGAACAAGCACTGGATAGCCAATAGTTGCGGCCTTTTGTAAGGCTTCCTCTAAGCTAGTGGCGGTGTCATTTTTAGGCTGAAGAACGCCTATTTTATTTATAAATTCGCTAAACTTCTTTCTATCTTCGGCCACATCGATCACTCTTGCAGTTGTTCCGATGATCTTAGCACCGATCACGCTTAGGCGTTTTGCAAATTTAAGTGGAGTTTGGCCGCCAAAATGCACGATCACCCCGTCTGGCTTTTCGCGCTCGATGACTGCTCTAACATGCTCAAAATCGATCGGCTCAAAATATAAAATATCGCTCGTGTCGTAGTCGGTTGAGACGGTTTCTGGGTTGCAGTTGTACATTATCGTTTTTATGCCAAGGTCTCTTAAAGCGTAGCTTGCATGCACGCAGCAGTAGTCAAACTCTATGCCCTGGCCGATCCTGTTTGGACCGCCACCTATTATCATCACCTTTTTAGCCTCTTTTGCTAGCTCTTTTTTAGGAAATTTAGTGATATTTGTGGTTGAGTAAAGATACGGCGTTAGCGCCTTAAATTCGCCTGCACAAGTATCGACCTCGTTATATTCAAGCTCGATGCCAAGCTTTTGCCTAGCAAAATAGATATCATTTTGGCTAAGCTCAAGATCGTCTTTTTCATTTATAAGCACGGCTATCATCTTGTCTGAAAAGCCCATGCTTTTGGCCTCTCGAAGTAGCTCTTCGTTGTTTAAGATATCCATATCGATCTTATCTTCAAATTTAACTATCTCGTAAATTTGCTCTAAAAACCAAGGATCGATTTTGCTAAACTCATACACCTCAGCCACGCTAAATCCATCTCTAAAGGCTTGTGCTAGATATAAAATTCTTCTCTCATTTGCATTTCTGATGCCATAAATCAAAGCGTTTTTCTCTAGGCTAAGGCTGCTAAATCCGCAAAGATCGCGCTCTAGGCTACAAAGCGCCTTTTGAATACTCTCTTTAAACGTCCTGCCTATCGCCATGACCTCGCCAACTGACTTCATCGCAGTGCCTAGATATGGGTTTGATCCTGGGAATTTCTCAAATGTAAAACGTGGAATTTTTGTCACGATGTAGTCGATCACCGGCTCAAAGCTAGCAGGCGTACCTGTGATGTCGTTTTTAATCTCATCTAGACTAAAACCAACTGCAAGCAGTGTCGCGACTTTTGCGATAGGATAACCAGTAGCCTTACTTGCAAGGGCTGAGCTTCGACTAACACGTGGGTTCATCTCGATAACGATCATGCGGCCACTTTTTGGGTCTATGGCAAACTGCACGTTGCTGCCGCCAGTATCAACGCCGATCTCGCGAAGTATGGCAAAGCTAG
The Campylobacter concisus genome window above contains:
- the carB gene encoding carbamoyl phosphate synthase large subunit (four CarB-CarA dimers form the carbamoyl phosphate synthetase holoenzyme that catalyzes the production of carbamoyl phosphate; CarB is responsible for the amidotransferase activity), which produces MPKRTDINTILLIGSGPIVIGQACEFDYSGTQAAKTLKELGYRVVLINSNPATIMTDPNFADATYIEPITKDSILKIIEKENIDAILPTMGGQVALNAAMEVFESGLLKDVKFLGANPEAIKKGEDRQIFKATMQKIGMDLPESRYAYNMDDALNAANEIGFPLIIRASYTLGGAGSGVAYNMDEFKELANTGLDASPIHEILIEESLLGWKEYEMEVIRDRNDNCIIVCSIENFDPMGVHTGDSITVAPALTLTDKEYQAMRDASFAILREIGVDTGGSNVQFAIDPKSGRMIVIEMNPRVSRSSALASKATGYPIAKVATLLAVGFSLDEIKNDITGTPASFEPVIDYIVTKIPRFTFEKFPGSNPYLGTAMKSVGEVMAIGRTFKESIQKALCSLERDLCGFSSLSLEKNALIYGIRNANERRILYLAQAFRDGFSVAEVYEFSKIDPWFLEQIYEIVKFEDKIDMDILNNEELLREAKSMGFSDKMIAVLINEKDDLELSQNDIYFARQKLGIELEYNEVDTCAGEFKALTPYLYSTTNITKFPKKELAKEAKKVMIIGGGPNRIGQGIEFDYCCVHASYALRDLGIKTIMYNCNPETVSTDYDTSDILYFEPIDFEHVRAVIEREKPDGVIVHFGGQTPLKFAKRLSVIGAKIIGTTARVIDVAEDRKKFSEFINKIGVLQPKNDTATSLEEALQKAATIGYPVLVRPSYVLGGRAMRRVHNESELKEYMSEAVKVSNHSPVLLDKFLQDAKELDVDAICDGKEVYIGAIMEHIEEAGIHSGDSACILPPMSLSEEMIKKVEKQTRDIALNLGVIGLMNIQFAIYENELYMIEVNPRASRTVPFVSKATGVPMAKVATRVMWQGNLREALKFYDDYKVVYEDGDILKPRVSSHICVKECVLPFNKLSGADLILGPEMKSTGEVMGISHDFASSFAKSQIAASNTLPSKGRVFLTLADADKSYAPDFARELIALGFSIIATGGTHKILSEAGVEAEFVYKISEGRPNVEDRLKNGDIALVINTSDTKSSVDDGKKIRQNVLRFKIPYFTTIRAALAAAKSLSSVQTGKALEVKSLQEYLSEK